The Mycolicibacterium hassiacum DSM 44199 genome includes a window with the following:
- the ndk gene encoding nucleoside-diphosphate kinase translates to MTEPTERTLVLIKPDGVRRRLVGEILSRIERKGLTIAALQLTQVSEELARKHYAEHEGKPFFNSLLEFITSGPVVAAIVEGPRAVAAFRQIAGGTDPVDKAAPGTIRGDFGLLTQDNLVHGSDSPESAAREIALWFPGS, encoded by the coding sequence GTGACTGAACCGACTGAGCGGACCCTCGTGCTGATCAAACCCGACGGCGTTCGGCGGCGTCTCGTCGGCGAGATTCTCAGCCGGATCGAGCGCAAAGGCCTGACCATCGCCGCGCTGCAGCTCACTCAGGTCAGCGAGGAGCTGGCGCGCAAGCACTACGCCGAACACGAGGGCAAGCCGTTCTTCAACTCGTTGCTGGAATTCATCACCTCCGGTCCGGTGGTGGCGGCCATCGTGGAGGGGCCGCGGGCCGTCGCCGCGTTCCGTCAGATCGCCGGTGGCACCGACCCGGTCGACAAGGCCGCGCCGGGCACGATCCGCGGTGACTTCGGACTGCTGACCCAGGACAACCTGGTCCACGGCTCGGACTCGCCCGAGTCGGCGGCGCGCGAGATCGCGCTCTGGTTCCCCGGCTCGTAG